In the genome of Spirochaeta cellobiosiphila DSM 17781, one region contains:
- a CDS encoding flavodoxin domain-containing protein, which translates to MEAIIVFGSKRGTTEKMAEAIKNVFEAEGIDTTVRNAYEASNDELEDYENLILGSSTWDEGDLQSDWALFEREFEELDLTGKWAACFGAGNKSFAMFCGAVDILENRVKNNGGKLLSQSLKVDSRIDDAVEEATIWAKEVAQEIKG; encoded by the coding sequence ATGGAAGCAATAATTGTTTTTGGCAGTAAACGTGGTACTACCGAAAAAATGGCTGAGGCTATCAAGAATGTTTTTGAAGCAGAAGGTATTGATACTACAGTACGCAATGCCTATGAAGCTAGTAATGATGAATTGGAAGATTATGAGAATCTTATCCTAGGGTCATCAACCTGGGACGAAGGTGATCTTCAATCTGACTGGGCTCTTTTCGAACGAGAGTTTGAAGAACTTGATTTAACAGGCAAATGGGCTGCTTGTTTTGGAGCAGGCAATAAGAGTTTTGCTATGTTTTGCGGTGCTGTAGACATACTTGAAAATCGTGTAAAAAACAATGGTGGCAAATTACTCAGTCAAAGTTTAAAGGTTGATTCTAGAATAGATGATGCTGTAGAAGAAGCAACAATATGGGCTAAAGAAGTGGCTCAAGAGATAAAAGGATAG
- a CDS encoding DUF2156 domain-containing protein, whose protein sequence is MNIPNYPDFIPVTLDIRDEMHPFFTILPQGISEYTFAGLFLFRDTYQYKISKLPGKDKDLCAISGIKEGKKFFMLPCGFPEWECFEDLMNNHDYLKGLAEDLADSHWCKLEQSGYKIQEDRDNFDYLYNREDLATLSGRKFHKKRNLVNAFINSYSYEEVPLTPERKDDAFWLIEEWRKDREDDGDYKAAIEALQLCQELELKGYMVYVDGKPAAYTLGESLAAGKMFVVHFEKAINEYKGIYQFINKAFASILPKHYNYINREQDLGDEGLRQAKMTYRPCGFVKKYKVEKLQTSTPPKP, encoded by the coding sequence ATGAACATACCTAACTATCCAGATTTTATTCCTGTAACATTAGATATCAGGGATGAAATGCACCCTTTTTTTACAATTTTACCTCAGGGTATAAGCGAATATACCTTTGCAGGCTTGTTTCTTTTTAGAGACACTTATCAATATAAGATTTCAAAACTTCCAGGAAAAGACAAAGATCTATGTGCTATTTCAGGCATAAAGGAAGGAAAAAAGTTCTTTATGCTTCCTTGTGGTTTTCCTGAGTGGGAATGTTTTGAAGATCTTATGAATAATCATGATTATCTAAAAGGTCTAGCAGAAGATTTAGCTGACAGTCACTGGTGTAAGCTAGAGCAATCTGGTTACAAGATTCAGGAAGATAGAGATAATTTTGATTATCTATACAATAGAGAGGATCTAGCCACATTAAGTGGAAGGAAATTTCATAAGAAACGAAATCTTGTAAATGCCTTTATTAATAGCTATTCCTATGAAGAAGTCCCCCTTACACCTGAACGAAAAGATGATGCCTTTTGGCTCATAGAAGAATGGAGAAAAGATCGAGAGGATGACGGGGATTATAAAGCAGCGATAGAAGCCCTACAATTATGTCAGGAACTAGAGCTCAAGGGATATATGGTTTATGTGGATGGAAAACCAGCCGCTTATACTCTTGGCGAAAGTCTAGCGGCGGGTAAGATGTTTGTCGTTCACTTTGAAAAGGCTATTAATGAATATAAAGGAATTTATCAGTTTATTAATAAAGCTTTTGCATCTATTCTCCCAAAACACTATAATTACATCAATAGAGAACAAGACCTTGGAGATGAAGGACTCAGACAGGCCAAAATGACGTATAGGCCTTGTGGATTTGTTAAGAAGTACAAAGTTGAAAAACTACAGACGAGTACTCCTCCAAAACCTTAA